One window of the Dreissena polymorpha isolate Duluth1 chromosome 5, UMN_Dpol_1.0, whole genome shotgun sequence genome contains the following:
- the LOC127882248 gene encoding neuronal acetylcholine receptor subunit alpha-10-like isoform X2: protein MWIYEKWKDSHLTWEPRDFDGLDLIMVPATSIWLPDIYIFNIAGSYKDGFVNVTGSKVLVQPDGNVTWAVPLHINSYCSVDATFFPYDKQMCDIHFGSWIYDISQLEIRTYTESVDLTRFIVNSEFDLTKAEMRQTVEHAGCFPGDGKHSMVHLNLLLRRKTNYYDYIVIAPTINLCVLTLATFLLPCECGWKIAIGLTVFLTLYVLQLLIAENVPDTNSTPLISVFLLVVMSLNCISLIMATIIMNVKRRGLKDPPPPVPKMLLHICESCLSKLICNYLSNWKRIAAIDRVGEESVTIFPPDDDYDAEVYSYDACQYVELQDITPDASNDSSVVHSTCNDDVTTLNEELSRTQTSESSCLLNSFDSQCPGGSRSVEPLLQPDLNQNPYHKGHDNCKYNCEEYSDLLIAPLASICLRPDYMCRQRPKQRLSYRRAIKSGHTLVREQNGIGHNNDSVIENISLKYQWFFIADVIDTFAFFIYLIVMLVSIFSVLVIIPLFV from the exons ATGTGGATTTATGAG aaatggAAAGACTCACACCTCACTTGGGAACCTCGTGATTTCGACGGACTGGACCTGATCATGGTTCCAGCAACATCCATTTGGCTGCCGGACATTTATATCTTTAATAT AGCGGGCTCTTATAAAGACGGATTCGTCAATGTCACCGGAAGTAAAGTGCTCGTTCAGCCAGATGGTAACGTGACTTGGGCGGTTCCACTCCATATCAACAGCTATTGTTCCGTTGACGCCACGTTTTTCCCATACGATAAACAAATGTGCGATATCCATTTCGGTTCATGGATCTATGACATTTCGCAACTGGAAATCAGAACATACACAGAGTCTGTCGATCTCACGAGATTCATCGTAAATTCGGAGTTCGATCTAACTAAAGCCGAAATGAGACAAACCGTCGAGCATGCGGGCTGTTTCCCTGGAGACGGGAAACATTCTATGGTGCATCTGAACCTGTTGTTGAGGCGTAAAACCAATTACTACGATTATATAGTCATCGCTCCGACCATAAATCTGTGTGTGCTGACACTTGCCACGTTCTTGCTGCCATGTGAGTGTGGGTGGAAAATTGCAATTGGTCTAACAGTGTTCCTTACTCTCTACGTTCTACAACTCCTAATTGCAGAGAATGTGCCGGACACGAATTCGACCCCTTTGATAA gtGTTTTCCTTCTTGTTGTCATGTCGTTAAATTGCATTTCACTCATTATGGCAACGATAATCATGAATGTCAAGCGCAGAGGGTTGAAAGATCCTCCACCACCAGTCCCAAAAATGCTGCTACATATCTGTGAAAGCTGCTTGAGCAAATTAATCTGCAACTATCTTTCCAACTGGAAACGAATAGCCGCCATAGATAGAGTTGGTGAAGAAAGCGTCACAATCTTTCCGCCAGACGACGATTACGACGCTGAGGTCTACAGTTATGATGCATGTCAATACGTCGAGCTTCAAGACATCACGCCCGATGCTTCGAACGATTCTAGTGTTGTACATTCAACGTGCAATGATGACGTTACGACGTTAAATGAAGAATTATCAAGAACTCAGACCTCCGAATCCTCATGTTTATTAAATAGTTTTGATAGCCAATGCCCAGGTGGAAGTAGAAGTGTGGAACCTTTGTTACAACCAGATTTGAATCAGAATCCGTACCACAAAGGGCATGATAATTGCAAATATAATTGCGAGGAATACAGTGATCTTTTGATTGCACCTTTAGCTAGTATTTGTTTACGTCCTGATTACATGTGCCGACAAAGACCAAAGCAAAGATTGTCATACAGACGGGCTATAAAGTCCGGACACACTCTGGTCCGGGAACAAAACGGAATTGGCCATAACAACGATTCTGTGATCGAAAATATAAGCTTGAAGTACCAGTGGTTCTTTATTGCTGATGTAATTGATACGTTTGcattctttatatatttaattgtgatgcttgttagtatattttctgttTTGGTTATCATTCCTTTGTTCGTATGA